Sequence from the Anas acuta chromosome 24, bAnaAcu1.1, whole genome shotgun sequence genome:
CCACCTGGCAGTGGTCATGCCTGAAGTTCtcttccagcctcctgctgagCACTTTCACTACAGCTGCTAGGGAGGAAAGAGACAGCCTCCAGTTTTAACAGGGTTTTATATGGATGATGgtaatttccttttcaaaaatgaGAACTGCTCTTTGAGaggaaagaagcaaaattaGGGAAGGAATCATCCTGACCATtgtggggggggtgtggggtgtgggggtggAAGAGtataagataaaaatattagttGTTCTTTTATTCCCCCTCAACACTGTCAAGGCCTATAACTGAGGATTAGTTGGTGTTTCCAATCTCTTACCAGTCTGAGAGCACAGGCTGGTAttttgaaaaggaccttaaattGAGATTCTGCTGGGGGAAAGAAAGCGAAGTGTAAATGGATTACTCTAAACCATGGAAACTGAAATGAGACATCACTGCTACACACaagcagctgtggatgctctTCTGTAAAAGTTTCATAATGGGCAAGGACACAATGAGCATGAACTGTCTCCAAGCTGTCTCCTTGGGTGTGGGTTTCCAGGGATCTGCTCTGAGGTGGGCTGTGTTTGGGATGGAGAGTTTATCCTCCCTGGtaggaaatttgtttttttcagaaccGCTTATTTGATGCAGCCCCAGTACAAGAGACAGCCTTGACTTGACCTGGTTTTCAGCCCTTCCCAGCCACAACCATGGCTCCCAAAGGCCCCAGTCTTGTGGAGTTGACTGAATACTATGAAGCCACCATGAAGCAGTAACTGTATGACACCTCCTTCATAATTCCTGCCTTTTTATCACAAATAAATGTGCAGCCACCATCTCTATATCATCAACACTTTATTCGTGTGTGAGCAAGGGATTCCTTATGAGAGAAGATCTCTTGCTGCTCCAAAAAATATGGTTGTGGTCTGGTTGAGTGATCAAACCACAGCACTGCTGGCGTCACAGTGGTTTTAAACAGCCTTGGCCAGTCCAACACGGTTGTTGGCCCGGTCAAAGATGCTGTAGTACACTCTGATGAAGACATCTCCCAAGATCCAGAGGTCCGCAGAGGTGTTCTGGAAACCACTGATACACGCTTCTTCATTGTTCTGCATTTGAGCAAGAGaaggcaaaggggaaaaatgtgggTTAGTGCCTTTCGCCAGGTCACTCTGGAGGCCCATGGCCATCCATCTGCTGTCCCCCACAGGAATGGGAGAGGCCAAAGTGATGAGAGCcattggagaaaataaaagaatgtagAGACAGGCTCTCGGAAGCTGGGTACTCACTCCTCCTTACCTGCTCAGTGTAAGCTGAGGCAGATACTGGATACTGAACCCCATTGATGACAAAGACAACATCAGGCATGGCAGAGATGTAGCTACAATTCACATTGtactgcagggagcagaggaaagagGCTCTTAGGTAAGAAGCAACACATTCAGCTGGTGAGGAGGGAAGGTTTTTGATTTTGCTGGTTAAAACTAAAGACTGGGAGAGTCTCATGGAGCTCTCCTTTGGAGGTACCACTGCAGCAGGGTTGCTTTGCCATGAGCAGTGATGCTGTTTGCCTGTGTGTGGAAGCAGCCTTGGATCCAGGCTTGTGCCAGGCTGTctccagggccagcagagcaggacacaGATGCTCTTACCTCTCCATACGTGTTCTGCCTGGCCCCAATGGCACTCTGGATGTCACTTATGTCAGAGGGTGGCCCAGCCACAAGGGACGTTCCCGTGTCAATGATGGCTTGGCAACCACCACTGCACGCAATCTCCTGCCCGTTCACGAtgatgctggcagcagggagggaaaaacaGACAAGGGAGGGGCTGCTAAGCCTGATGAATCTTCATGACACTTTCAGACTTGTTCTGTAAGAGTTAGAGCTAGGACAGCTTTCCTCTCCTTGAGCCCTCCACTTCTTGGGGTTTGCAATGACGGCTGGTATCACAGCCCCAGTGCATAAATGAAGATGTAGGCACCAAACAGCCACAATCTGGGACCCAACCAAGCCCAGCAAAGTAAGTTGCTCTGCTCATCACCAGACACATCCCCAAGAGAAATAGGCTTTGTGCAAGAGAAGAACTAGGCTGTGTCCCTGTACAAAGCATACCCAAATCAGGTAGAAATTGCCAAAGTTCTGCGGGTTTTGGCTCCTTGGCTTTTTGCGCCACAATGTGTTAAATGCCAGTGGAAAGCCCATGATGTTCATGGGTCTCAGTTCTCTTCAGAAGTGATGGCTAGAAATGAACATAAATCAGCAGAGTCATCTCCTTACCTGTCCATGGAGATCTGCCAGTAACCCTGGTAAGAGACAGGAATCCAGTTGATGGAGCCAGTGAAATAAGCTTCATCAATTCCCCCGAAGATGACCACGCTCCCCATCGTCTCACTGGATGatgcaaaaaaggaaaacaccagAGGGTTTGCCATGTCGCTTCAGTGCAATTACCTTAGAATAAGGAGACCGCGAGTCCCGTGGGGGAAGATGCTGCCTGTGACGCTGCAGTCACATCCACTCCCCACCTCATTGCTGGCACTACAGCAGCATACTCCCCTGCCCTTAGGCATCATGGCACAAAGACAACAGCTGGATAGCAGAAGTGACAGTGGAGAAGCTGGAGTGACCAGCAAATGCAATTATCTGAACCAGACACATTTGCTACTTCCCCCAGCTGTCACAGCTGATGCATCTTACCAGGATAGATAAACTGAAAAGAGGTTCTGCTCCAGCAAGCTCTCATTCACCAAGTTATCAAAGACTGGAGTGATCCCATCAGCAGCCAGACTTGGGTAGCCCAGTCCCAGGATCCCATCAAATTTAACATGGACAAAGAATTGGCCAGGCTCTGTGGTGCTCAAGCCAAAGAGCTGGTTGGTGTCCATCAGTGATGCAACCTAGGGATGAGGATGACAGTTAGCTGGATCAGGCATTGCAATATGGGTGTGAATTTGGTGGAGAAGGCACAGAGGAACCCCCTGAGATGCCATTGTGACACTCACAGTGACAATGTCGCAGCCCACGATGCCCTCCATGTCACCGGTGCCGTAGTGAATGGAGAGGTTCTGCCCTGTGCTTCTGTAGGTGGATGACTGCGATGGGTTAAACATCTGATGGCTCTCTAGAAGGTAATTGGGAACcaaaaatgaagattttcagGAAGGCTGAGCCATAAGGAAAGCGTGGGAGTAAGAACCATGCTGAATTGCTGTTTAGACCTGCCATTTATTACTTGTGCTGCAGGAACAATTTAGCTGTAAATATTTGCCATATGTTacagctgcttctccagcaTCCTAATGCCAAGGATCTGCAGGATATTCCATTTCCCCTTTAGgacagatggggaaactgaggcactgAGCACTAGGAGTATCACCCTGGGGAGTACAGCACTGAGTAGGTGCTACATCCCAAATACTCATCCCAGCCTGTTCCGCAGAGTTGAAGGGACCCAGCACCATGGGGTCTGCTCATTATACTGGCTAGGGGGGCCCTGGTCTCTTTGCAGTGCCACCACAAAATCTGGGCTTGATTCTGCAGAGATAAGCCCATGATGTGCTGTTGGATCCCAGCCCTGGCAAAATGGGGAGCCCTGTCTGATGATACTTACGGCAAGCTGGGCTGGCACAGGAGACAGAGGGAACCCAGAGGTTGGAGGAGCCAGTGTCGAAGACCACTGTGAAGTTCTGCGGTGGGGTGCCAATGGAGATGGTCCCATAGTACTCCATCTACAGGGCAGCAGGACAAAAGGATGCTTTCAGGGCATGAACCCAGGCCTGGAACTGCCCCAGACCCACTTGTAGCCTTTGTGGTCCCCTTCTGCACATGCATGGGACTCATGGGTCTCAGAGCTGCTGAGGAGATATTTCAGTGTCCAGGCTCTGTCCAGGGCCAACAGTATGGGTGGGAAGGGGCAAAGGAAGTGAGCTGAAGactttgagggaaaaaaatatcaggttTGGCCCGCACATGGCACAGACACAGGGATGGGTATCCCACAGACCACCCCAGGCCTGCACTACTGTGGGTCAAAGCCAGCACTCACATCCAGGGTGTTCAGCAGGGGCTCGGCGACCACGTCGATTAAATTGGGAAAAGCGTGCGGAAATTTTGTGCCAATGTCATAGCGGTGGCGCTGGAAGAAGTGGCGCAGCAACCCCTTCTCCCGGAGGATCTCTCTCAGTTTCTTCCCCCTTTCCAAGGGCAGCCTGGcacaagaaacaagaaaaacagagttaGCCAGGAGCtcactgcctgcagctcctgcaagtAGCACTTGACAGTGTCACTGTTGGTGCTGAAGCCCATCATGATGCTGTGGGGTCTTACTTGGTGAAGCCCTCAGAGAGGGCAAGGACCACGCACAGAAGGACCAGGGATTGCATCgtgctggggctgagggcaCAAATGTCCTGTGGCTTATATagccccagcactccccagCTTTGGTGCCAAGGGCAGCTAGGACTGCCACAGAACTGTCCCCTCCCTGGTGGGCACCCAGccaagaccccccccccccggtgacaCCCAGGGACTGGAGCCCATGGCAAACAACACCCAATGTCGTTACGTCACCCAGCGAGGGGGTGATGGCCAGGTGCTCTGTGCCAAATTCCTACCGCAACCCCTGtcctccccctctgcccccctccctgATCCCCTCATCCTTTTAGCACCCCAAATCCTTCATCCTGACAAGGATCTGCACACTGTGGGCATCAAAATTAGCCATCGCTTTACACCTGGGCATCCAAAACATAAGCAATAGTGGGTCCCCAGCTTCATGCTTCCCTGCCCCCACTTCAGGGGGATCTGTCCCTGGTAGGAACACAGAATAGGGTCCCACTGGGTGCCACCATGTGCGTACAGTGTGGGGACATGGGCATCTGGGCTGTGCGCACGTTTTGGCCCTCCGCCACCTGCTGTTATCTGCAAAACTGATTAGTTAAGGCATATGCAAACAGGCTGCGAGAAAGGTGACCCTGCACCATGCTGACCCCTGTCCATGTGCTGTGTGCCCAGTGATACAGGGACCATTAAACCAAGATTAAAAGCCTAATGAGCACCCTGCTATCAGCAACATCAGTAATTGCTAAAGGCATTGGCTCACCTTTTGCATTTGGCCAAGAGGAGAGCACGAGAGAGCTCAGCTGGAGGACGGAGGATGCAGGGCGATGCTGTACCCCACGGGATAAGGAGCTTCCTATCAGCTCGGTGCTGGCGGCTTCTGTTTGAGTACCTAAAGGCCCCAAAAGCTGGAGGCAGCCACCAGCATCGCAGCAGGGTGTAGGATTTCTCTGACGACAGTATGGAAAAGCTGTCGTGTTCCTTTTATGTTTGTCATTGGAATCCCCTCTCAGACTTTTCACTGCCTGGATTAGAAGTGATGCTAAATGCCCCTGAACTGCTGGGAAGGTCCCCTCCCATTGCTGCAGGGTAAGGCAGCTTTCTGCAATGGGCCCTGCTTTTGTAATAGAGTAAAGCAAGAATTAATAGTGATTTCTTCAGCAGCATTATGGGAACCAGCTGAAATTGTCCCATTGATTAGTACAGAATTGGGAATGGGCTGGGCTGCACTGGATGGAATAacagcccctgcctgctccagggATGCGTCCAGCTTTGGTCTCACATAAGGGAAGCCCCTTCCCATCTGGTCAGACCCACCATGGCACATCCCAGAAACCACCCTGGGAAACAAAACCTCTCCAGCTGAAGCCCTCAAAATCCACATTCAACCCTACCTATACCAAATTGGCTTCTCGAGGGCTGCTGTTGGAGTTACGACTGTCCCAGTGCCATTCAAAGAAGGGCTTTGGAAGACCCAAACTGCACCCCTTATAGGGCATCTGATCTGAAGCCTCAGTGAGCACCATGGTTTTGTCTTGGCCCCATCCAACTGCCAGGAGCAGCAAATCACTGCAGGGCACCACGAGTTGCTGACCGGAGAGCTTTGGGTGGGAGCAATGCTGCATTCCCAGACTTGAAAGAGAAATTCAAGCAGCAGGAGGTTTGATTTATTCTTGCTGTAAAGGCAGGGTGAATTTGATGTGGATTTTAGGGGGAAATTGCATGATGCTCTTTAGTAACCACATTGCGGTTACATCGGGTGTTGAATACCCAGCGCTGGGAGCGAGCATCCCCTGGGCACGGCGCTGGCACTGTGGTGCCACCACAAGCCATTTGTTGCTGGGCGCGGTTCACCTTGAAGCCAGGACATTGCAGGGAGGACGTCCCAGCAGGCAAGGGGGTGCTTGGCACCACGCTGCAGTGGGAAACAAGCATGTGAGGCAAACAGCCACCAGTGCTCTAGGTTAAGGGCTGTGTCGGCTTTTCCCCACGTCCCGCGGGAGGACATGAGCTTTTCCTTCGCTACATATGTTTTATCCCCTCTGGGAGTGTGCACCGAGGTTTTCTTGCATGGTGGCTCTTAGGATGAAAAAATGCAGGGGGGAGACTTGCTGTTGTCATTGAGTGATTTCCCACTAACCTGTGATCTCCTGCAGATTAAAGCCAGCAGGAGATTGGCAATGCCAATCTGTAGGAAAACCAGAAGAAGCAAGTGAAACAACGCAACATAATAAAAGAAACCCCAAACATGAAGCTATGTATTTTTTACACTGCTACAAAATAGTAATAGTAtcatggttttttgtttgtttgtttgttttgattccCACCACCCCCTTCCCCCTGTTGCTGTGGGGACCCCTTCCATATGGGGAAAGGGTCTGTCCAGGACAGCTCCAGAGCCCTTCTGCCTTTGTGTCCCATGCCAAGCAATGGGCAAATGCCCTCAAAATcaatgaaatgcatttgtttgttgttttatccAAGCTGCCTATTGAGGTAAGTCTTTcttcacataaataaataaataaaacccagtcattgcagtattttattttcatccaatttacaatattttttgaGGGACACACAAGTGTGGGGAAGCTTTCACCTAATCTCAGTTATTTTACATTCTCCATTAACACAGCATCtgccacagaaaaacaattgGTGTCCTTAGAAATAGAAATGGTTGCTACAATAGCACCAAAACCCAGCAAAATCCAGCAAAAAGGGGGACCCAGACCACAGGAGGGGtttgcagctcagctccctTCCAGGACGCAAGGCGCTGCTCCCGAAGGTAAacccctgctgcttcccaggcagcagctctgtgtcCAAGTGCTTTCACACCCCAAAACAAGCTTCTCGCTTAAGCGTTGCCActtctttaaaggaaatattttttttctgttaatgctgattattctttttttatttttatatatttctcctCAAGCTGCTGGAGGTTACTTTGGGAAGTCAAAGGGATGGTCAAATGAGGCAGGCTTTTCCCATGTGTTTTAGGAGGGGAACTGAAAGCTTGTGTTTGAGATAACCTTTAGGACctaaattaacaacaacaacaaaaaaaaaaaaaaaaaaaaaaaacatttaattaaatttaatgtcCCCTTTTCCTCTCAAATTTGACCAGCATAAAAGGAAGCCAGCATAGTGCCTGAACctcaggcagctgctgagcctGGAAAACTTCTCATGTCCCAAAGACCCACATcaggcagctccagccagctctgcttcACCCCCTGCTAAAGAAGTTGCATTGGAAGATGCTTTGCACCAAAGCTTCAATGTTGGGGAAAGCCCAACCCTTAATTACACAAGACAATTGATGGGCTTTTAATTGCAGGCATTAGCTCATTCATCACCAGCTTTCAGAGCTGCTTCCAGGAGGAAATATGTGGAAAACACACGATCACAACAGGAATTGTCTTGCATCAATCACAAAGCAGATTTGTGCAGGAGGAACTGCACAGGAGCCAGCGCAGCTGGGAGGCTACAGGGGCACTGCAGAGGCTTTGGGTTTGTGTTGGCTTGGGAAGAAGCTGAAGTTTGGTTGTCAGTCAAAAAGCTCAGATTCTCACAAAGGGAAATTTCTGCTCCTCTgactttccttttgttttttcctgcatgGTTGAAAAGTGCAGAAATAAGCTTTCCATTCCCCTCTTTGGCctgcaaaatatgaaaattgGATGGCTTGGCACAGCCAAAAATCTCCCCTTCCCTGAAATGAATTTCTAGTGAAAGCAGCCAAAGATCACCGTTCATTttggaggcagcaggaaggggcTGTGCAAAGGAAGGTACCTTGAGCTCTGCAGCCAACGCGCCTCAGCCTCCCAGAAAGGAGCTCAGGTTGccactgccacctcctcctgctggctTCACTCTTGCAGACATTTTGGCAGGTGCAATGGTGCCAATCAGCTTCACCTcccagattttattttgcactgGGGCAAACCCCATGGGAGGAAGCACCTGGCTGCAGAGGTGGGAGTTCTGTGTTCTTACTCTTCCCAAATTTCATCACcctttattttgataaaataaaggATGGAGGTGAAATGTAGCTGACAGCATCCATTACAGCCAGACAATATCCTCTGAAACGAGGCCAACAAAAAAGAGGACATGTGTCCTGTCCTCTGTCCACTCCTCTGCAGGACAGGGCTCTGCTTTGGGGCAGAGCTTTGCTAATCAATGTGCCAGAGCAGCTTGGCCCAACTGTGCCTCGGTTTCTCCGTATACATAGCTTATAACAATGTTGTCTACCTTGGAAAAGCACTTTTAGGGTTGCCTGGTGGGACAGTGCATTAAGCCACAGGAGGGAGCATAAAATGGCCACTGagggctggcagccaggatgaAACTCACAGCTCCATCACCTAAAAGTCAATGTTCTTGAAGTCAAGCGAGCAACGGTAGCGGCCATCAAGGAACCTGGAGCAGATGAAGTTGGGCAAACAGGGGCAGGTGTGGTGCTGGCGCTTCCCCAAGAATGGGACCtacagagagaaacaggagaGAGGATGGGGAAATCCCCCCTGCATCACCCCTGTGTCAGCCCTTGGGATGCAAGCAGGTAAGAAAAACGATCAGATGTAACAAAAGCCCTGGgaatttctctctgctgcttctcaggaGTTTAATGGGTATgcctgaaattaatttctgatcCTTCTGCCTTTGCTCACTCCTCATCTGAGCAGGAAAAGAAGGCACAGCATCACTAAATCACTACCACCATGCAAAATCGATATGCGGGCCCGGAGGCAGaaccttcccccctcccccccgagGCTGGGTGTCTGGCACTGAATGCACGCAGAAGAGGAATGGCAGCTCAGGAtaatccaaatgcttcttatcCAACAAAGATTGCAGCTCTTGGGTGACTCTGCAGTATTAACTTGGCTTCTCCTTGCTTGGCAGAGCATTTACAAGTCAATTTGGAGCACTTTCATTTAAACAGATGTGCTGGCGactcagccccagctccccaggcaccacTGGCGCACGGCAGCAGGGTTTAGGGTGGCAGGGACagacagcaggagcagaaaacacTTCAGAGGATGAAAGCAGCTGCATCACGCCAGCCTGGGAACCCCCACAATGCTGCCTCCAGCCT
This genomic interval carries:
- the LOC137844046 gene encoding embryonic pepsinogen; protein product: MQSLVLLCVVLALSEGFTKLPLERGKKLREILREKGLLRHFFQRHRYDIGTKFPHAFPNLIDVVAEPLLNTLDMEYYGTISIGTPPQNFTVVFDTGSSNLWVPSVSCASPACQSHQMFNPSQSSTYRSTGQNLSIHYGTGDMEGIVGCDIVTVASLMDTNQLFGLSTTEPGQFFVHVKFDGILGLGYPSLAADGITPVFDNLVNESLLEQNLFSVYLSCETMGSVVIFGGIDEAYFTGSINWIPVSYQGYWQISMDSIIVNGQEIACSGGCQAIIDTGTSLVAGPPSDISDIQSAIGARQNTYGEYNVNCSYISAMPDVVFVINGVQYPVSASAYTEQNNEEACISGFQNTSADLWILGDVFIRVYYSIFDRANNRVGLAKAV